From the genome of Fimbriimonadaceae bacterium, one region includes:
- a CDS encoding SUF system NifU family Fe-S cluster assembly protein, producing the protein MSSIDLRELYQEVILDHSKRPRNFGVPAEYSCCAEGFNPLCGDQVSIYLTVDHSTVISAHFDGAGCAISTASASMLTEEVTGKTVEEAQDLFRRFREMATGVGEADVEEMGQLAALAGVREFPVRIKCATLAWHAMEAALKDSGQAVTTE; encoded by the coding sequence ATGTCCAGCATCGACCTTCGTGAACTCTACCAAGAGGTCATTTTGGACCACAGCAAGCGGCCCCGAAACTTTGGCGTGCCCGCTGAATATAGCTGCTGCGCCGAAGGCTTTAACCCCCTATGTGGCGATCAGGTTTCGATCTATCTCACCGTTGACCACAGCACGGTCATATCCGCCCATTTCGATGGCGCGGGGTGTGCAATCTCGACTGCATCGGCTTCGATGTTGACCGAAGAAGTCACCGGAAAGACCGTTGAGGAGGCTCAAGACCTCTTTCGCAGGTTCCGGGAGATGGCAACAGGCGTGGGGGAGGCCGACGTAGAAGAGATGGGCCAGCTCGCTGCCTTGGCCGGTGTGCGCGAGTTTCCCGTAAGGATCAAATGCGCCACGCTTGCCTGGCATGCGATGGAAGCAGCTTTGAAAGATTCCGGCCAGGCGGTGACGACAGAGTGA
- the gap gene encoding type I glyceraldehyde-3-phosphate dehydrogenase, which produces MAIRIGINGFGRIGRLSLRTMLARYPGEFDVVAVNDLTDTATNAYLFKYDTTYGPFDGTVEQDDSSLTVNGDKIKVFAQKDPAQIPWGDVGADIVIESTGFFTDATKAAAHREAGAKKVIISAPAKNEDVTIVLGVNDNMYDPANHHVISNASCTTNGLAPVAKVMHEKFGIEKGLLTTVHAYTNSQSTVDTAKKDLRDSRAAAENIVPSSTGAARAVGLVIPELKGKFTGMAFRVPTRTVSVVDFTALLSRDASVEEINAAMKEYADGSLKGILQYSDEPLVSSDLIGNPYSSIFSAVDTVGLGNFVKVVAWYDNEWGYSCRIADLCSFLSKKGF; this is translated from the coding sequence ATGGCAATCCGCATCGGAATCAACGGTTTTGGCCGCATCGGCCGTCTTTCGCTTCGCACCATGCTCGCTCGATATCCGGGTGAATTCGATGTCGTTGCCGTCAACGATCTCACGGACACCGCAACGAATGCCTACCTCTTTAAGTACGACACCACGTACGGCCCTTTTGATGGAACGGTTGAGCAGGACGATTCCTCCCTTACCGTTAATGGCGACAAGATCAAGGTCTTTGCCCAAAAGGACCCGGCACAGATTCCTTGGGGAGATGTCGGCGCGGACATCGTTATCGAATCAACAGGCTTCTTCACTGATGCGACCAAAGCAGCAGCCCACCGCGAAGCGGGCGCAAAGAAGGTCATCATCTCGGCACCGGCAAAGAACGAAGATGTGACTATCGTTCTCGGCGTGAACGACAACATGTACGATCCGGCGAACCACCACGTCATCTCCAACGCGAGCTGCACGACCAACGGCCTCGCCCCCGTTGCCAAGGTCATGCACGAGAAGTTTGGGATTGAGAAGGGTCTGCTGACCACGGTCCATGCCTACACAAACTCGCAGAGCACCGTCGATACCGCCAAGAAGGACCTGCGCGATTCTCGAGCCGCCGCCGAGAACATCGTTCCCAGCAGCACCGGCGCAGCAAGGGCCGTGGGCTTGGTTATCCCTGAGCTGAAGGGAAAGTTCACAGGCATGGCGTTCCGTGTTCCAACCCGAACAGTTTCAGTAGTGGACTTTACCGCTCTGCTCAGCAGAGACGCCTCGGTGGAAGAGATCAACGCCGCCATGAAAGAGTATGCCGACGGTTCGCTCAAAGGGATTCTGCAATACTCGGACGAACCACTCGTGAGCAGCGATTTGATTGGCAACCCCTACAGCTCGATCTTTTCCGCTGTTGACACGGTTGGCCTTGGAAACTTCGTGAAGGTCGTGGCCTGGTACGACAACGAGTGGGGCTATAGCTGCCGCATCGCCGACCTGTGCAGCTTCCTGTCGAAAAAGGGTTTCTAA
- a CDS encoding DUF59 domain-containing protein, with translation MPKPIDMSTPNSQSKTLNTIERSMLESEVIEALRSIYDPEIPVNIHDLGLIYNVSADENGFVNVLMTLTSPACPVAESLPLEVEEKVKFVPGVTDAKVELTWDPPFTLDMVSDEVKLMLGLL, from the coding sequence ATGCCTAAACCGATCGATATGTCTACACCAAACTCGCAATCAAAGACCCTCAACACCATCGAACGTTCAATGCTGGAAAGTGAGGTCATTGAAGCATTGCGCTCAATCTACGACCCCGAAATCCCAGTCAATATTCACGATCTCGGGCTGATCTATAACGTCTCAGCCGATGAGAATGGCTTTGTAAACGTGCTGATGACGCTCACTTCTCCGGCCTGCCCAGTCGCTGAATCGCTCCCGCTCGAAGTTGAGGAAAAAGTGAAATTTGTGCCGGGTGTGACGGACGCAAAGGTTGAACTGACGTGGGACCCTCCGTTCACTTTGGATATGGTTTCGGACGAAGTGAAGTTGATGCTGGGTTTGCTGTGA
- a CDS encoding bifunctional oligoribonuclease/PAP phosphatase NrnA — protein sequence MSQTITLAKKFQAEVQKASSVLIGTHLNPDGDALGSALAVSHYLDALGVQNEIVCHHAPPQNLLFLPGVGRVRQEPENEKHDLGIILDLDSTERLGSTAPFFDHCFKLIVVDHHVPHEAPGDFRIIDVEAAATALILTRLFKELDADVTPEMATCLLTGIVTDTGSFRFRNTSPEALHLSGFLLECGADINLVSEEIFHRKRFSAARLQGYMLEKMVLECDEQLAWAPLTLRDFESAGSSDEDTEGFVNELLSIRTVQIAALFREHKPNRVRVSLRSRAEYDVAEVGREFGGGGHKNAAGCSFESSIDEVIDAVIPRLRACLGYS from the coding sequence GTGAGTCAGACCATCACGCTGGCCAAGAAATTTCAAGCGGAAGTCCAAAAAGCATCCTCCGTCCTCATCGGCACTCATCTGAATCCCGACGGCGACGCGTTGGGTTCGGCTTTGGCAGTTTCTCACTATCTCGACGCTCTAGGCGTTCAGAATGAGATCGTCTGCCACCATGCACCACCGCAAAACCTTTTGTTCTTGCCCGGCGTGGGCCGGGTTCGACAGGAACCGGAGAACGAAAAGCACGACCTCGGAATAATTTTGGACCTCGATTCCACCGAGCGTTTGGGCTCTACTGCGCCGTTCTTCGATCATTGCTTCAAGCTTATTGTCGTGGATCATCACGTTCCCCACGAGGCGCCTGGAGACTTCCGAATCATCGACGTTGAGGCCGCTGCGACGGCGCTGATCTTGACTCGCCTATTCAAAGAGTTGGACGCGGACGTCACACCAGAAATGGCAACCTGCTTGTTGACGGGAATCGTCACCGATACCGGTAGTTTCCGGTTCCGAAACACAAGCCCCGAGGCCTTGCATCTTTCGGGGTTCTTGCTCGAATGCGGGGCAGATATTAACCTCGTGAGCGAAGAGATTTTCCATCGGAAGCGATTCTCAGCGGCACGTCTCCAAGGCTACATGCTGGAAAAGATGGTCCTTGAGTGCGACGAGCAGCTAGCTTGGGCCCCGCTGACTCTGCGAGACTTTGAGTCCGCCGGGTCCAGCGATGAAGACACGGAAGGGTTTGTCAACGAACTGCTTTCGATACGCACTGTGCAGATTGCGGCGCTCTTCCGAGAGCACAAGCCGAACCGTGTTCGCGTAAGTCTCCGCTCACGTGCGGAGTACGATGTCGCCGAGGTTGGCCGTGAGTTTGGGGGCGGAGGGCACAAGAACGCTGCCGGGTGCTCCTTTGAGAGCTCGATCGATGAAGTGATCGACGCCGTGATTCCGAGGTTGCGCGCGTGCTTGGGATACTCTTAG
- the truB gene encoding tRNA pseudouridine(55) synthase TruB, with amino-acid sequence MLGILLVDKPKGITSHDVINILRRRFETKRIGHAGTLDPLGTGLLVVAVGPATRFLQYLPLEPKVYVCEFTFGQTSDTYDGEGTLSDRVDVPLDLCERIELCKPTFMGLIEQLPPIYSAVKVQGKPMYKYARAGQDVHREPRSVHIGRYELLSIEENKATFEIECSGGTYMRSLAHDLGEAVGCGAYMSSLLRTRAGKFRVEDAVALETVTPSDLIPLSEALPPMPLLRLSPSDEITFRQGQRLAAPETLGEPLVALQDLGGYVIGVGRIEEGKIQPECVLPLEAVTGN; translated from the coding sequence GTGCTTGGGATACTCTTAGTCGACAAGCCAAAAGGGATAACGTCCCACGACGTCATCAACATTCTCCGACGCCGATTTGAAACGAAGCGGATCGGACACGCTGGCACACTCGATCCACTCGGCACTGGCCTTCTTGTCGTCGCGGTTGGACCGGCTACACGATTCCTTCAGTATCTGCCGCTCGAACCCAAAGTTTACGTCTGTGAGTTCACTTTTGGACAGACCTCAGATACCTACGACGGTGAAGGCACCCTGTCGGATCGCGTTGATGTCCCGCTTGACCTATGTGAACGTATCGAACTCTGCAAGCCTACGTTTATGGGGCTGATTGAGCAGCTGCCGCCGATCTACAGCGCCGTCAAAGTACAGGGCAAGCCAATGTACAAATATGCCAGGGCAGGGCAAGACGTTCATCGCGAGCCTCGGAGCGTCCACATCGGCCGATACGAACTGCTCTCAATCGAGGAAAACAAGGCGACTTTCGAGATCGAATGCTCAGGCGGCACTTACATGCGCTCGTTAGCGCACGATCTTGGCGAAGCGGTGGGGTGTGGGGCTTATATGAGCAGCCTTTTGCGTACGCGGGCAGGCAAGTTCCGAGTCGAAGATGCCGTTGCCCTCGAAACGGTGACACCTTCCGATCTGATTCCTCTTTCCGAAGCATTGCCGCCGATGCCCTTGCTGCGGCTCAGCCCATCGGACGAGATCACTTTTAGACAGGGGCAACGCTTAGCTGCTCCAGAAACCCTTGGAGAGCCATTGGTGGCCCTACAGGACCTTGGCGGCTATGTCATTGGGGTTGGACGGATCGAAGAAGGAAAAATCCAGCCCGAGTGCGTCTTGCCATTAGAAGCTGTCACCGGCAATTAG
- a CDS encoding Rrf2 family transcriptional regulator — translation MKLSAQEEYGLRCLLRVAKEYPEGSVTIPTISKAEELSEPHVAKLLMILRKGGYINSTRGHSGGYALAQPPEEIVIGEVLAQLGGKLYDKGFCGRHSGSIGTCVHEGECAIMCLWADIQTAIDSVVSKITLKEILDKVQAEQNQLIQIQTSIPKDRIAANR, via the coding sequence ATGAAGTTAAGCGCACAAGAAGAATATGGGTTGAGGTGCTTGCTTCGCGTGGCGAAAGAGTATCCGGAAGGCAGCGTCACCATCCCCACGATCAGTAAGGCTGAGGAGCTGAGCGAGCCTCATGTCGCCAAGCTGCTCATGATCCTACGCAAAGGTGGCTATATCAACAGCACTCGAGGACACTCGGGCGGTTATGCCCTGGCGCAGCCCCCCGAAGAGATTGTGATTGGAGAGGTCCTTGCACAGCTTGGAGGCAAACTCTACGACAAAGGGTTCTGTGGGCGCCACAGCGGCTCCATCGGCACCTGCGTCCACGAAGGTGAGTGCGCAATCATGTGCCTGTGGGCCGATATACAGACTGCGATTGACAGCGTCGTGAGCAAGATCACCTTGAAAGAGATCTTGGATAAGGTTCAGGCAGAACAAAACCAACTCATCCAGATTCAGACCTCTATACCCAAAGATCGTATTGCCGCAAACCGCTAA
- a CDS encoding cysteine desulfurase, with protein sequence MNIGEKVRDDFPALSRTIHGKPLIYLDSAATALKPKPVIEATRAYYAENSANVHRGVHTLSQLATDAFESTREKVRAFVNAREEAEIIFTKGCTEAINLVAQSYARTFLKAGDEIVITTMEHHSNIVPWQILCEQIGTVLRVAPINDDGEVILEEYEQLLSEKTKIVALVHISNSIGTINPAKQMIAMAKKHGAICLVDGAQGGPHLQINVQDIDADFYTLSCHKIYGPTGTGILYGKRTLLEKMPPYQSGGSMIRTVSFEKTTYAEIPAKFEPGTPNIAGFIGLGAAIDYVQSIGKEAIASYEHELLAYGTQLLSDIPGLTIRGQAREKAGILAFTLEGVHPHDLGTVLDAEGIAIRAGHHCTMPLMKRMGVPATARASLGMYTMKSDLDALQRAVRKAKEILG encoded by the coding sequence ATGAATATTGGGGAGAAAGTGCGGGACGACTTCCCGGCGCTTAGCCGGACGATTCACGGCAAGCCGCTCATCTATTTGGACAGCGCGGCAACGGCCCTGAAACCCAAACCAGTCATTGAAGCCACGCGGGCCTATTACGCCGAAAACAGCGCAAACGTCCACCGAGGAGTGCACACGCTCAGTCAGTTGGCGACCGACGCATTTGAATCAACGAGAGAGAAAGTTCGCGCCTTCGTCAACGCTCGTGAAGAGGCCGAGATCATCTTCACCAAGGGTTGTACAGAAGCGATCAATCTCGTCGCGCAAAGCTACGCGCGCACATTTCTGAAGGCAGGGGACGAGATCGTCATCACCACGATGGAGCACCACTCAAACATCGTGCCTTGGCAAATCTTGTGCGAGCAGATAGGAACCGTGCTCAGAGTCGCTCCCATCAACGACGACGGAGAGGTCATTCTTGAGGAGTACGAGCAACTCCTGTCTGAAAAAACAAAGATCGTTGCTCTCGTTCACATCAGCAACTCCATCGGCACCATCAATCCTGCGAAGCAGATGATCGCCATGGCCAAGAAGCACGGCGCGATCTGTCTTGTTGACGGTGCCCAGGGCGGGCCTCACCTCCAAATCAATGTTCAAGACATCGACGCCGACTTCTACACACTGAGCTGCCATAAGATTTACGGACCAACAGGAACCGGAATTCTCTATGGCAAGCGAACTTTGCTCGAAAAGATGCCCCCTTATCAAAGCGGCGGGAGCATGATCCGCACCGTCAGCTTTGAGAAGACCACTTACGCCGAGATCCCTGCCAAATTCGAGCCAGGGACGCCCAATATTGCAGGCTTTATTGGACTTGGCGCGGCGATCGATTACGTGCAGTCGATTGGAAAAGAAGCCATTGCAAGCTACGAGCACGAGCTACTCGCCTATGGAACCCAGCTCCTCAGCGATATTCCTGGGCTCACGATCCGAGGCCAGGCACGTGAAAAGGCGGGGATTCTGGCCTTCACGCTTGAAGGCGTTCACCCGCACGATCTCGGCACCGTTCTGGACGCCGAAGGGATCGCCATACGCGCCGGACATCATTGCACAATGCCACTCATGAAGCGAATGGGAGTTCCGGCAACGGCACGGGCGAGCCTTGGTATGTATACGATGAAGTCGGACTTGGATGCTTTGCAGAGAGCTGTGCGAAAAGCGAAAGAGATTCTGGGCTGA
- a CDS encoding iron-sulfur cluster assembly accessory protein, whose amino-acid sequence MSETSLTEATVEFPVTLTPSAIVRLKQILEKDGRSEAFLRVGVKGGGCSGFEYLTKIDTALTERDMSLEVDGVTVVCDRKSARFLAGSTLDYTGNLIGGGFQFENPNAARSCGCGTSFTPKGI is encoded by the coding sequence ATGTCGGAAACGTCCCTCACCGAAGCGACTGTTGAGTTCCCCGTGACGCTTACTCCAAGCGCCATTGTCCGCCTAAAGCAGATTTTGGAAAAGGACGGACGTTCGGAAGCTTTCCTGCGCGTCGGAGTAAAAGGTGGCGGCTGTTCTGGATTTGAGTACCTGACGAAGATCGATACGGCGCTAACAGAGCGGGATATGTCCCTCGAAGTCGATGGGGTGACCGTGGTTTGTGATCGCAAATCAGCCCGATTTCTTGCAGGTTCGACGCTTGATTACACGGGCAATCTCATAGGCGGTGGGTTTCAGTTTGAGAACCCCAATGCAGCACGCAGCTGTGGCTGTGGTACGAGTTTCACTCCCAAAGGGATCTGA
- a CDS encoding DUF2752 domain-containing protein has protein sequence MIQRTLGLTRRQLGSHLVWFLIWVCVTGVALFLTPNPNGHGTHQQLGLPPCPSVLVFGRPCPGCGLTTSFTSMVHGQFTHAVQANPFGPILYLAFTISALVCLYGYVRGIKFDIGTRSGTWALGCLLTAYMVFGIVRFYVTDPNQYVGKYWGIPGLSTNTPQTTKKAATTEDPPQPKKTP, from the coding sequence ATGATTCAACGAACGCTTGGCCTGACACGAAGACAACTCGGAAGCCACCTGGTGTGGTTTTTGATCTGGGTATGTGTAACCGGCGTAGCTCTGTTCTTGACTCCCAACCCCAATGGCCACGGTACGCATCAGCAGCTTGGCCTGCCCCCGTGCCCAAGCGTTCTTGTCTTTGGGCGACCCTGCCCAGGATGTGGGTTGACCACGAGTTTTACGTCTATGGTGCACGGGCAGTTCACGCATGCTGTCCAAGCGAACCCCTTTGGGCCAATCCTATATCTCGCATTTACGATATCTGCCCTTGTTTGCCTTTATGGATACGTTCGCGGCATCAAGTTCGATATAGGCACACGTAGCGGCACTTGGGCGCTCGGTTGCTTGCTCACCGCCTACATGGTTTTTGGCATTGTCCGCTTCTATGTGACCGATCCCAATCAGTATGTTGGAAAGTATTGGGGCATTCCTGGATTGAGCACGAACACCCCGCAAACCACAAAGAAGGCGGCCACAACGGAAGACCCCCCTCAACCTAAGAAGACGCCATAA